In Pomacea canaliculata isolate SZHN2017 linkage group LG12, ASM307304v1, whole genome shotgun sequence, a single genomic region encodes these proteins:
- the LOC112577392 gene encoding uncharacterized protein LOC112577392 has product MIPDERHLAVVSHPLVHAYSAPQSRRNSASCGRGSSNKTLDVATPRTYSLPNCVQKTSTVAQFSGGSHLGHVQLLVPGHPEVLCKSLSSRSLCSSPSVSFPASSSRSSHHSSSESEALSKDFLGVRDISTDNGPKPVRSDVERLPSLPLTSSDFCQRTVVSTSSHLSPSGQQQRTHMGCLGQQPSPVSSSERTFVCPRFRGRMGTLSTGVSAVGHQHLASEERTCPLTLSEVPAPLSYFRVVVFGDDGVGKTTLVRQLADGDYCDAVNDEQEDDLHQILLSVELDEEESAMEVVDSPVNTDIDSLRPDAFLVVYSVSDRKSFETAAEVTQHLRSDLGTDRTVYLVANKTDLRRQQRVSQKEGRRLADANDCQFMEISAALRVNVDVLLMGVLTHIRRQLVLPGEITPTSIRYSKRRASSPARAFHFFSKLLRHAQGAKKVNVEHSRFKHGVHR; this is encoded by the exons ATGATTCCAGACGAACGACACCTAGCGGTAGTTTCTCACCCATTAGTTCACGCTTACTCGGCCCCTCAGTCGCGACGTAACTCCGCCAGCTGTGGCCGAGGGTCCAGCAACAAGACCCTGGACGTCGCGACGCCTCGAACCTACAGTCTTCCAAACTGTGTGCAGAAAACCTCAACGGTGGCGCAGTTCTCCGGAGGATCTCACCTGGGCCACGTGCAGCTACTCGTGCCCGGGCACCCTGAGGTCCTGTGCAAGAGCCTGTCTTCCAGAAGTCTGTGCAGCTCTCCCTCCGTGTCTTTCCCTGCATCCTCCTCACGTTCATCGCATCACTCTTCCTCCGAATCGGAAGCCCTGTCAAAAGATTTTCTAGGGGTCAGAGACATTTCCACGGACAACGGCCCTAAGCCTGTGAGGTCAGACGTCGAGCGCTTGCCGTCGTTGCCCCTGACCTCAAGTGACTTTTGTCAACGGACTGTTGTCTCTACGTCATCACACTTATCGCCCTCGGGGCAACAACAGAGGACACATATGGGCTGTCTCGGGCAGCAGCCGTCTCCTGTTTCCAGCTCCGAAAGGACTTTTGTGTGCCCTAGATTCCGCGGGAGGATGGGAACCCTTTCGACAGGAGTGTCTGCCGTAGGGCACCAGCATTTAGCTTCGGAGGAAAGAACTTGCCCCTTGACCCTTAGCGAAGTGCCCGCTCCTTTGTCTTACTTTAGGGTAGTGGTGTTTGGAGATGACGGGGTGGGGAAGACTACCCTCGTCAGACAACTCGCTGATGGAGACTACTGTGACGCAGTGAATG ACGAACAAGAAGATGACCTGCATCAGATCCTTTTGTCCGTGGAGTTGGACGAGGAGGAGTCAGCAATGGAGGTCGTTGACAGCCCAGTG AATACAGACATAGACAGCCTGAGGCCAGATGCCTTTCTTGTGGTCTACTCAGTTTCTGACCGAAAGTCCTTTGAGACAGCAGCGGAAGTGACGCAACATCTCCGAAGTGATCTCGGCACAGACCGGACGGTCTACCTCGTGGCCAACAAGACCGACCTCAGGCGACAGCAGCGTGTGTCCCAGAAAG AAGGCAGACGACTCGCCGATGCGAACGACTGCCAGTTCATGGAAATTTCTGCGGCTTTGCGCGTGAACGTCGACGTGCTGCTGATGGGGGTGTTGACGCACATCCGAAGACAGCTCGTTCtgccaggggagataactccCACGAGCATCCGCTATTCCAAGCGCCGTGCTTCCTCCCCTGCTCGtgcctttcactttttttccaaactgcTTCGCCACGCTCAGGGGGCGAAAAAGGTCAACGTTGAGCATTCAAGGTTCAAGCACGGTGTACACCGATGA